A stretch of the Tardiphaga sp. 709 genome encodes the following:
- a CDS encoding glycosyltransferase 87 family protein codes for MTSISTHELPFLADAAVAAPRPHDRLRLFLVVAGAMAIGAVYAGWAGEDANWDWQNYHEYNVWALLNGRYDHDVIPPGFQTHFNPIIYFPWYYLRHALPPVIAGMTMGAVHGLNLALVYWLSRIVLGHAANTMTVVAALLLAALGPMTLSEVGTSFSDILTAIPIIAGLALMLAADEPRPIRYIVAGLLVGLALGFKLTNIVFAIGLAGAALAAARPLMAVTCLAIGGAIGTIMTGGVWSLMLWREFGNPFFPLLNSLFPSPEMREITLLDRQFIPKGILDGLAYPFHWLVGNFRSSELPFRDARFAMLCVLLPIAFIAQIKYARAIFSRRDLQLLIFFVTSYAVWLILFSIQRYAVALELLTGPLIVLLLVRIVTAFRSTIPTHPVNQHASRSIFIIAAITAAWSQPTDWWRRPWSNPYAPMISSRLSQPATYLLLDKPLAFVAPLLPAGSRFYTIADLALPILPAGKYDNRIRAGLKEPLPGGMWEMHIKGRPFRAEALAAYDLMIDATQPCVEIEGAQLGSTNVACPLRSTGS; via the coding sequence GTGACGTCAATTTCCACCCATGAACTGCCATTTCTGGCGGACGCCGCGGTTGCGGCCCCACGTCCCCATGACCGGCTTCGGCTGTTTTTGGTCGTGGCGGGCGCGATGGCGATCGGCGCGGTCTATGCCGGATGGGCCGGCGAGGACGCCAATTGGGATTGGCAGAATTATCACGAATACAACGTCTGGGCATTGCTCAATGGCCGTTACGATCACGATGTAATCCCACCGGGCTTCCAGACCCACTTCAACCCGATCATCTACTTCCCCTGGTACTATCTCCGTCACGCGCTGCCGCCGGTTATTGCCGGGATGACCATGGGCGCGGTGCATGGGCTCAATCTCGCGCTGGTCTACTGGCTGTCACGGATCGTGCTCGGGCACGCAGCCAATACGATGACGGTTGTCGCTGCATTGTTGCTGGCTGCGCTGGGGCCGATGACGCTGTCAGAAGTCGGCACCAGTTTTTCCGACATTCTCACTGCGATCCCGATTATCGCCGGGCTAGCGCTGATGCTGGCTGCCGATGAGCCACGACCGATACGTTACATCGTCGCAGGACTTCTGGTCGGCCTCGCGCTCGGCTTCAAACTCACCAACATCGTCTTCGCAATTGGTCTGGCAGGCGCCGCACTTGCCGCGGCACGCCCTCTGATGGCCGTAACCTGCCTCGCCATCGGCGGCGCGATCGGCACGATCATGACGGGCGGCGTCTGGAGCCTGATGCTGTGGCGTGAATTCGGCAATCCGTTCTTCCCGCTGTTGAATAGTCTGTTTCCCTCGCCGGAGATGCGAGAAATTACGCTGCTCGATCGCCAATTCATTCCGAAGGGAATTCTGGATGGCCTAGCCTATCCATTTCATTGGCTCGTCGGAAATTTCCGCAGCTCAGAGCTACCGTTTCGCGACGCACGCTTTGCGATGCTATGCGTGTTGCTTCCGATCGCCTTCATTGCTCAAATAAAGTATGCGCGCGCTATTTTTTCGCGGCGTGACTTGCAACTCCTGATCTTCTTTGTCACGTCTTATGCGGTCTGGCTGATCTTGTTCTCGATCCAGCGCTATGCCGTCGCACTGGAATTGCTGACCGGGCCACTAATCGTGTTGTTGCTGGTACGCATTGTCACGGCATTTCGCTCGACCATCCCCACGCATCCTGTCAACCAACACGCAAGCCGCTCGATCTTCATCATTGCAGCGATCACCGCTGCATGGTCGCAGCCAACCGACTGGTGGCGACGACCATGGTCAAATCCCTACGCGCCAATGATTTCCTCGCGGCTTTCGCAACCCGCGACCTATCTGTTACTCGACAAGCCGCTGGCTTTCGTTGCACCACTCCTGCCTGCTGGATCCCGCTTCTACACGATTGCCGATCTCGCTTTGCCGATCCTGCCTGCCGGCAAATACGACAATCGCATCCGAGCGGGTTTGAAGGAGCCATTGCCCGGCGGCATGTGGGAGATGCACATCAAAGGTCGGCCGTTCCGCGCAGAAGCACTGGCTGCCTATGACCTGATGATCGATGCGACGCAGCCCTGCGTGGAGATCGAAGGTGCCCAACTGGGCTCCACCAACGTGGCGTGTCCGTTGCGCTCCACCGGCTCCTGA